Proteins from a single region of Budorcas taxicolor isolate Tak-1 chromosome 11, Takin1.1, whole genome shotgun sequence:
- the RNF182 gene encoding E3 ubiquitin-protein ligase RNF182, which produces MASQPPEEAAESQVSDELECKICYNRYNLKQRKPKVLECCHRVCAKCLCKIIDLGDSPHGVIVCPFCRFETCLPDDEVSSLPDDNNILLNLTCSGGKGKKCLPENPTELLLTPKRLASLVSPSHASSNCLVITIMEVQRESSPSLSSTPVVEFYRPSSFDSVTTAVSHNWTMWNCTSLVFQTSIRVLVWLLGLLYFSSLPLGIYLLVSKKVTLGVVFVSLVPSSLVILMVYGFCQCVCHEFLDCLAPSS; this is translated from the coding sequence ATGGCCAGTCAGCCGCCAGAAGAGGCGGCCGAGTCTCAGGTCTCAGATGAGCTGGAGTGTAAGATTTGCTACAACCGGTACAACCTGAAACAGAGGAAGCCCAAGGTGCTGGAGTGCTGCCACCGCGTGTGTGCCAAATGCCTGTGCAAGATCATCGACCTCGGGGACTCCCCGCACGGCGTCATCGTCTGCCCTTTCTGCAGGTTCGAGACATGCCTGCCGGATGATGAAGTCAGCAGCCTGCCCGACGACAACAACATCCTGCTGAACCTGACCTGCAGCGGTGGCAAAGGCAAGAAGTGCCTGCCTGAGAACCCCACCGAGCTGTTGCTGACCCCCAAGCGGCTGGCCTCGCTGGTCAGCCCTTCCCACGCGTCCTCCAACTGCCTGGTCATCACCATCATGGAGGTGCAGCGGGAGAGCTCGCCCTCGCTCAGCTCCACGCCCGTGGTCGAGTTCTACCGGCCCTCCAGCTTCGACTCGGTGACCACCGCCGTGTCGCACAACTGGACCATGTGGAACTGCACGTCCCTGGTCTTTCAGACGTCCATCCGGGTGCTGGTGTGGTTGCTGGGCTTGCTGTACTTCAGCTCGCTGCCCTTGGGCATCTACTTACTGGTCTCCAAGAAGGTCACGCTGGGGGTTGTCTTTGTCAGCCTGGTCCCCTCCAGCCTTGTCATCCTGATGGTGTACGGCTTCTGCCAGTGCGTCTGCCACGAATTCCTAGACTGTCTGGCACCATCCTCTTAA